From a single Apium graveolens cultivar Ventura chromosome 2, ASM990537v1, whole genome shotgun sequence genomic region:
- the LOC141692898 gene encoding uncharacterized protein LOC141692898 translates to MVKKANGKWSMCIDFTDLNDACPKDCYPLPRIDTLIDATAGHEMLSFMDDFGGYNHIKMHKDDTPKKPVYHVSKVLHEAELNYSITEKFELAFIKTSRKVASRRLVKWVNELGKFDIKYKPRMDMKAQALADFVVEFTINDQEVGGLVLQSLDGFMIEYNLRLDFLTMNQEAEYKALIVSLGLAIAVRAKNPKVCGDSRLVVAHVNGDFEAKDDTMAKYMRVVKGILTQFDECLPIPFAIWGMDILGPFPIASGQRKFIVVAIDYFTKWIEAKALAKITTNKIAQFFWENVICRFGIPRILIIDNGRKFDNAEFRKYCDDSSIELRFTSIAHPQENGQAEVSNRIILVGLKKKVVRSRNTWADELLPILWACRTTCKVTIEATPFMLAYGAEVVVPLEITHKSPKIKAYEPEINEEGIRLALDLIDEVRYEANTRNAEHRRRVSLYYNIRVKERFFQQGDLVLRKIKVSGVGERGKLTPNLEGPYKVKKTLR, encoded by the exons ATGGTCAAGAAAGCCAATGGGAAGTGGAGTATGTGCATCGACTTCACTGACTTGAATGATGCTTGTCCTAAGGACTGCTACCCactaccaaggattgataccttgatcgatgccactgctggacacgAGATGCTAAGTTTTATGGATGACTTCGGTGGTTACAATCATATTAAAATGCACAAGGATGACACCCCCAAG AAGCCTGTATACCATGTAAGCAAGGTGCTTCACGAAGCAGAGTTGAATTACTCCATCACAGAAAAGTTTGAACTTGCCTTCATCAAAACCTCGAGGAAGGTGGCCAGTCGAAGGCTCGTCAAGTGGGTAAATGAGTTAGGaaaatttgacatcaagtacaagcctcgAATGGACATGAAGGCTCAGGCCTTAGCAGACTTTGTGGTCGAATTCACCATTaacgaccaagaagtcgggg gcctagtcttgcaaagccTCGATGGGTTCATGATTGAGTATAATTTGAGGTTGGACTTCCTAACTATGAATCAAGAAGCAGAATACAAAGCATTGATAGTGAGCTTAGGTTTGGCTATAGCTGTGAGGGCCAAAAACCCTAAGGTATGTGGAGACTCAAGACTTGTAGTTGCTCATGTCAATGGAGATTTTGAGGCCAAAGATGATACTATGGCCAAGTACATGAGAGTCGTTAAGGGAATACTGactcagtttgatgaatg CTTACCCATCCCTTTTGCaatatggggaatggatatacttggtcCATTCCCTATAGCATCAGGACAGAGGAAGTTCATTGTGGTAGCCATAGACTACTTCacaaagtggattgaggctaaggcactagccaagataaccaccaatAAAATTGCCCAATTCTTCTGGGAGAATGTGATATGCCGATTTGGGATTCCACGCATCCTTATTATAGATAATGGACGAAAATTTGATAATGCAGAGTTCAGAAAGTATTGCGACGATAGCAGTATAGAGCTTCGCTTCACCTCGATTGCACATCCACAGGAAAATGGGCAGGCAGAGGTTTCTAATAGAATCATCCTTGTTGGACTGAAGAAAAAGGTTGTACGCTCAAGGAATACTTGGGCAGATGAGTTACTACCTATACTATGGGCATGTCGTACAACTTGCAAAGTGACTATTGAAGCTACCCCATTTATGCTAGCTTACGGAGCCGAGGTCGTGGTGCCCCTCGAGATCACCCATAAATCACCTAAGATCAAAGCTTATGAACCAGAGATAAATGAAGAAGGCATAAGGCTCGCTCTCGATCTCATTGACGAGGTCAGATATGAGGCCAACACCCGCAATGCAGAGCATCGACGAAGAGTTTCCCTCTATTACAAtataagggttaaagaaaggttctttcagCAAGGAGACTTAGTTTTAAGGAAGATTAAGGTATCGGGAGTCGGGGAGAGAGGAAAGCTAACCCCTAACTTGGAAGGGCCTTATAAGGTGAAGAAGACATTAAGATGA